The following are encoded together in the Lathyrus oleraceus cultivar Zhongwan6 chromosome 3, CAAS_Psat_ZW6_1.0, whole genome shotgun sequence genome:
- the LOC127126624 gene encoding binding partner of ACD11 1, with protein MQTRTVQVKQLSDLATEREIYEFFSFSGEIENIQIVREYGKPKTAFVTFKDPKALEIALLLSGATIVDQIVSISPVENYVANREMQEARAGEYSITIAPSEDAALNSEEEKPGGRVYLSKAQDVVTNMLAKGSAIKQDAVNKAKAFDEKHQLTANASAKVSSFDKRVGLTEKLTVGLSVVNEKVKSVDQRLHVSDKTMAAIFAAERKLNDTGSAVKTSRYVTAGTSWLTGAFSKVAKAGNVAGTKTREKFNMAVSNLTTKDTSLVV; from the exons ATGCAG ACAAGGACGGTTCAAGTGAAGCAACTTTCAGATCTAGCTACTGAGAGAGAGATTTACGAATTCTTCTCATTTTCTGGAGAAATTGAAAACATTCAGATCGTAAG AGAATATGGAAAACCAAAGACTGCGTTTGTGACATTTAAAGATCCAAAAGCACTTGAAATTGCGTTGTTGTTATCG GGAGCAACAATAGTAGACCAGATTGTGAGTATAAGTCCAGTTGAGAACTATGTTGCAAATCGTGAGATGCAA GAAGCAAGGGCAGGGGAGTATTCTATAACTATTGCTCCTTCTGAAGATGCCGCATTGAATTCCGag GAGGAGAAACCCGGCGGAAGAGTATATCTTAGTAAAGCACAAGATGTAGTTACGAATATGCTGGCAAAAGGATCAGCTATAAAACAAGATGCCGTGAACAAAGCTAAAGCATTTGATGAGAAGCATCAATTGACTGCCAATGCATCAGCAAAGGTCAGTTCATTTGACAAGAGAGTTGGACTGACCGAGAAATTGACAGTTGGACTCTCTGTAGTGAATGAGAAAGTGAAATCTGTGGATCAGAGGCTACATGTTTCAGATAAAACAATGGCAGCAATATTTGCAGCCGAGAGGAAGTTGAACGATACTGGATCAGCTGTCAAAACAAGCAG ATACGTGACTGCCGGAACATCATGGCTAACGGGTGCTTTTAGCAAGGTGGCGAAAGCAGGAAACGTGGCCGGTACTAAAACTAGAGAAAAGTTTAACATGGCTGTTTCAAACTTGACAACAAAG GATACCTCATTGGTTGTATAG